One part of the Nymphaea colorata isolate Beijing-Zhang1983 chromosome 8, ASM883128v2, whole genome shotgun sequence genome encodes these proteins:
- the LOC116259541 gene encoding putative glycine-rich cell wall structural protein 1 produces MKTLLLLSLGIAVLLALAAGFAQEPDPDPEMAASGRGTGDGGSGEGGRGGSGRDGGWSYRFGSGSAPDGSWDYRWGSGSGPGGGWGFGSGSGRSGSGSGSGYGFGWGTGHESGGGGGGGGGGRGGVEGGAGGGGGGGGTGGFFGGPGSFGFGGGFGGGVNPFGCGFGFGGPTGGGSGRGRFARTDGQGAPEADNSNGRRCA; encoded by the coding sequence ATGAAGACTCTGCTGCTGCTGAGCTTGGGGATCGCTGTTCTTCTGGCGCTCGCCGCAGGGTTTGCCCAAGAGCCAGACCCGGACCCAGAGATGGCTGCGAGTGGCCGCGGAACCGGCGATGGTGGGTCCGGTGAAGGCGGTCGCGGCGGGTCCGGACGAGACGGCGGGTGGTCTTACCGCTTCGGATCTGGTTCGGCTCCCGACGGCAGCTGGGACTACAGGTGGGGGTCGGGTTCCGGCCCCGGTGGTGGTTGGGGTTTTGGTTCGGGGAGCGGCCGATCTGGTTCCGGTTCTGGTTCTGGTTACGGCTTTGGTTGGGGTACGGGGCACGAGAGCGGCGGTGGCGGAGGCGGAGGCGGCGGAGGCCGGGGCGGAGTTGAAGGTGGCGCTGGTGGTGGGGGTGGCGGCGGCGGTACCGGTGGCTTTTTTGGTGGGCCTGGTTCCTTTGGGTTCGGGGGTGGGTTTGGAGGTGGCGTTAACCCCTTCGGGTGCGGGTTCGGGTTCGGCGGACCGACTGGCGGAGGGTCGGGGCGGGGGCGGTTCGCCCGGACCGACGGCCAGGGCGCGCCGGAAGCCGACAACTCGAACGGCCGTAGGTGTGCATAA